One genomic segment of Balneolaceae bacterium includes these proteins:
- a CDS encoding CHAT domain-containing tetratricopeptide repeat protein — protein MSHCIKLLLLAALFLTSESLFAQPVTDAKNLFEQAEEVFQAGDYEQSKKMFIEASENLCKAPVQAEICIDAKTYLSDIARVNRNFESSEKILEEAEQILEKELTTPHPLQMEINTQKVFLYVDMTEFERARQVVQRMMEMANEPEFSGLPSARGFMASGYLEEAAGYFRESLDSYSEAVKSLSGIERDDEILRFLSHSYNNMGLLTRKLGDIQGAMDYFLKALDVTQALHGESHPQVGVLHNSIGTIYYIMGDYGQAADYFLSTADIFRENYGENHERVAGAYNNAGVVFTEMDEIERAAEILEKAQRIKENILGENHIDTAIGYSNLASIYMENEDFDAALENYQKSISIREETYGVDHPNLITPYINIGEFYTRIEQYTKAREYFREALQITKNRLGQNHPDIWDILLNIGDSYEEEKNFVTALENYQKVYDRIVSENGIQPQNGFDAGSLSHPLLFLDAAAGVGDMHIKLYGSEGGKKHLHQAIQNYSTATEVVDFLQHSYQSEASKLNLVDQNYSLFTNTIKAYNYLYEETGNDKWLEEILATSELSRSRIALELLQDIEAKNFAGVPKEVLDRESSINNQIADFYQQLNAEQEKGFEANQDSISAYRDSLFESRRELSRLTEQLESNYPDYFRLKYDHSYANREIITDLLEDDEALVNYIVSEEEVFALVLNRQDIRFYSLGPADSLSSKIKSLRSSVLSDRSSEYSELANDLYNQLVKPVVSELDSNSLIIVPDQTLYYLPFEMLLTEAPNHSNYYNFPYLLRDYQISYVPSATVLKMLTDQKIANPQNLFAVAPFNESTIREEEQTTASRYIADLSPLPLTRYETDEIAKIFRERETWMEYIFPENVNILLGKEATKSTVQSTSFQDFEYIHFATHAFVNEEDPALSGIAFWGEEDDDGVLYVNDIYNMNMNADLVVLGACETGLGTVYKGEGMIGFTRAFIYAGASNLMVSMWKVNDQPTANLMIEFYRYVKDGHSYSKALQMAKMDLIDQPEFAAPRNWAAFVLQGR, from the coding sequence GTGTCTCACTGCATAAAACTTTTATTGCTGGCTGCACTGTTTTTGACTTCGGAATCTCTATTTGCCCAACCTGTAACAGATGCCAAAAATCTTTTTGAACAAGCAGAAGAAGTTTTCCAGGCTGGTGATTATGAGCAATCAAAAAAGATGTTTATAGAGGCATCGGAGAACCTCTGCAAAGCCCCGGTTCAGGCCGAAATTTGTATTGACGCGAAGACCTACCTTTCTGATATCGCCCGTGTTAATCGGAATTTTGAGTCGTCTGAAAAGATCCTTGAAGAAGCCGAACAAATTTTAGAAAAAGAGCTGACAACTCCGCATCCACTTCAGATGGAGATCAATACACAAAAAGTTTTTCTCTATGTGGATATGACAGAATTTGAGCGAGCCCGCCAGGTAGTTCAACGAATGATGGAGATGGCGAATGAGCCGGAGTTTTCCGGATTACCGAGTGCACGCGGGTTTATGGCATCAGGTTACCTGGAAGAGGCGGCCGGATATTTTCGTGAATCACTGGATTCATATTCAGAAGCTGTGAAATCGTTAAGTGGAATTGAGAGAGATGATGAAATACTCAGATTTCTATCTCATTCTTACAACAATATGGGACTTCTGACCCGAAAGCTCGGCGATATCCAGGGAGCTATGGACTACTTTCTAAAAGCACTGGATGTAACTCAGGCACTCCATGGAGAAAGTCATCCACAGGTTGGTGTACTGCATAACAGCATCGGAACCATCTATTACATTATGGGTGATTACGGTCAGGCAGCAGATTATTTTCTGAGTACAGCAGATATTTTCAGAGAGAATTACGGAGAAAATCATGAGAGGGTGGCCGGTGCTTATAACAATGCCGGCGTTGTGTTCACCGAGATGGATGAAATTGAAAGAGCTGCAGAGATTCTTGAAAAGGCCCAGCGAATCAAAGAGAATATACTCGGAGAAAATCATATTGATACGGCTATCGGGTATTCAAATCTGGCGAGTATCTATATGGAAAACGAAGATTTCGATGCCGCATTGGAAAATTATCAGAAGTCCATCTCTATTCGCGAGGAGACTTATGGAGTTGATCATCCCAACCTTATCACTCCTTATATAAATATTGGGGAGTTTTATACGAGAATAGAACAGTACACCAAAGCAAGAGAATATTTTAGGGAAGCTCTGCAAATTACTAAAAATCGTTTGGGCCAAAATCATCCGGATATCTGGGATATTTTGTTGAATATTGGCGACTCATACGAAGAAGAAAAGAATTTTGTCACGGCGCTGGAGAATTATCAGAAAGTATATGACAGGATCGTGAGTGAAAACGGAATTCAGCCGCAAAATGGGTTTGATGCCGGCAGTTTATCGCATCCTTTGCTTTTTTTGGATGCAGCCGCCGGGGTGGGCGATATGCATATCAAACTATATGGTTCTGAGGGAGGTAAAAAACATCTTCACCAAGCTATTCAGAATTACTCAACGGCAACAGAAGTTGTTGATTTTTTGCAGCATTCCTATCAAAGTGAGGCCTCGAAGCTTAATCTTGTTGACCAAAATTATTCCCTATTTACCAACACCATCAAAGCGTACAATTATCTGTATGAAGAAACGGGAAATGATAAATGGTTAGAGGAGATTTTGGCGACCAGCGAGTTGAGCCGATCGCGCATTGCTTTGGAACTGCTGCAGGATATCGAGGCAAAAAATTTCGCCGGCGTTCCTAAAGAAGTCTTAGACCGGGAATCATCCATCAACAATCAAATTGCGGATTTTTACCAGCAACTAAATGCGGAGCAGGAGAAAGGATTTGAGGCCAATCAAGACAGTATTTCGGCATATCGCGATTCACTTTTTGAATCCCGTCGCGAGCTCAGCAGATTGACCGAACAGCTGGAGAGCAACTACCCCGATTACTTCCGTTTAAAGTACGATCACAGCTATGCAAATCGCGAGATAATAACTGATCTGCTTGAGGATGACGAGGCGCTGGTTAATTACATTGTGAGCGAAGAGGAGGTATTTGCCCTGGTGCTGAACCGGCAGGATATCAGGTTTTATTCTTTGGGGCCGGCCGATTCACTTTCATCAAAAATCAAATCTCTTCGAAGTTCAGTTCTCTCAGATCGATCTTCTGAATATTCTGAATTAGCAAATGATTTATACAATCAACTGGTAAAGCCTGTGGTATCTGAGTTGGATTCAAATTCTCTGATTATTGTCCCCGATCAGACTCTTTACTATCTGCCATTCGAAATGCTTCTCACAGAGGCACCCAATCATTCAAACTACTATAATTTTCCATATCTGCTGCGCGATTATCAAATATCGTATGTACCCTCAGCAACCGTTCTGAAGATGTTAACGGATCAAAAAATTGCCAATCCCCAAAATTTGTTTGCCGTTGCTCCATTTAATGAATCAACGATCCGGGAGGAAGAACAAACTACAGCATCGCGGTATATAGCCGATCTGTCACCTCTACCGCTCACGCGATACGAAACTGATGAGATCGCCAAAATATTCAGAGAACGAGAAACATGGATGGAGTATATTTTTCCCGAGAATGTAAATATACTTCTTGGAAAGGAGGCTACTAAATCAACTGTTCAATCGACCTCATTTCAAGATTTTGAGTATATCCATTTTGCAACTCATGCATTTGTAAATGAGGAAGACCCCGCTTTGTCGGGCATCGCTTTTTGGGGTGAGGAAGATGACGATGGAGTATTATATGTGAATGACATCTACAATATGAATATGAATGCCGACCTGGTGGTATTGGGGGCTTGCGAAACCGGGCTGGGAACTGTTTATAAGGGTGAAGGGATGATCGGGTTTACAAGGGCGTTTATCTATGCCGGTGCATCGAACCTGATGGTATCGATGTGGAAAGTAAATGACCAGCCAACCGCAAACCTGATGATTGAATTTTATCGATATGTGAAAGATGGTCATTCCTATTCA
- the ftsY gene encoding signal recognition particle-docking protein FtsY — protein MGWLDKLGLKKEEKLDKGVEKSREGLLNKIGKSIAGKDKIDDATLDDLEDALITSDVGVKTTIEIIDRLENRVARDKFITQNELQQIMREEITALLKENRPEQPAEFDADFPAKPHVIMIVGVNGVGKTTTIGKLAHLYKKAGKNVMLGAADTFRAAAVDQLKIWSERADVPIIQQGQNADPSAVAYDTVAAAKSRQADVVLVDTAGRLHNKKSLMEELAKIKRVMGKVVDGAPHEILLVLDASTGQNAMQQANAFTDVVDITGLVLTKLDGTAKGGIVIGVSNELNVPVKYIGVGEQIEDLQVFERDGFVKALFGE, from the coding sequence ATGGGCTGGTTAGATAAACTTGGTTTAAAAAAGGAAGAGAAGCTTGATAAAGGAGTTGAGAAGAGCCGTGAAGGACTGCTCAACAAGATCGGTAAAAGCATTGCCGGGAAAGATAAAATTGACGACGCTACTCTCGATGATCTGGAAGATGCGCTGATTACATCAGATGTAGGCGTAAAAACAACAATTGAAATTATCGACCGGCTTGAAAACCGTGTGGCCCGCGATAAGTTTATCACACAAAATGAGCTTCAGCAGATTATGAGGGAGGAGATTACGGCGCTGCTGAAGGAGAACCGGCCCGAACAGCCCGCAGAGTTTGATGCCGATTTTCCTGCAAAACCGCATGTAATAATGATTGTAGGTGTGAACGGAGTCGGGAAAACAACGACCATTGGGAAGCTGGCACACCTCTATAAAAAAGCCGGTAAGAACGTAATGCTCGGAGCTGCTGATACATTTCGCGCAGCAGCGGTGGATCAGCTTAAGATCTGGAGTGAGCGTGCGGATGTGCCGATCATTCAACAGGGACAAAATGCCGATCCTTCTGCTGTGGCCTATGATACAGTAGCTGCTGCAAAATCAAGACAGGCCGATGTGGTTTTGGTGGATACAGCCGGCCGACTTCATAACAAGAAATCACTGATGGAAGAGCTCGCCAAAATCAAACGGGTAATGGGCAAAGTGGTGGACGGCGCTCCTCACGAAATTCTCCTCGTACTCGATGCTTCCACGGGACAAAACGCCATGCAGCAGGCCAACGCATTTACAGACGTAGTAGATATTACCGGGCTTGTACTTACTAAACTGGATGGCACGGCCAAAGGCGGAATTGTGATCGGAGTCTCAAACGAACTGAATGTGCCGGTAAAATATATCGGCGTGGGAGAACAGATTGAAGACCTCCAGGTGTTTGAACGAGACGGATTTGTGAAGGCACTGTTTGGGGAATAA
- a CDS encoding type II toxin-antitoxin system RelE/ParE family toxin produces MANYRLNKQAKKDLIRIHQYGVLKFGVDQADQYLRDFFDQFEVIARYPERYPKVDFIRKGYRRCVCGVDSIYYRVQHEIVEIMAIVGRQEMDLM; encoded by the coding sequence ATGGCCAATTATAGGCTGAACAAACAAGCCAAAAAAGATCTGATACGTATTCATCAATATGGAGTCTTGAAATTTGGTGTAGATCAGGCAGATCAATATCTGAGAGATTTTTTTGATCAATTTGAAGTGATCGCTCGCTATCCTGAACGATATCCAAAAGTAGACTTTATACGAAAAGGATACCGAAGATGTGTATGTGGAGTGGATAGCATTTATTACAGAGTTCAACACGAGATTGTTGAGATTATGGCAATTGTGGGCCGACAGGAGATGGATCTTATGTAA
- a CDS encoding CDP-alcohol phosphatidyltransferase family protein codes for MRETTSNIDGEKVLVTKHIYTWSNFISLTRVLVAAPVIYLHIQNDYETNFAIVALIVYGGVSDYFDGLVARLRNERSELGKMLDPVADKLMAFFLFLYTVVLGWIPLWYFFLGVTRDLMIMWGSARIKKKTGKVAMSIMSGKISVNGMALYWMSIFFFPDATQVHFYLMTLSVILMVYSFIEYTIRYNKIMAGAEFN; via the coding sequence ATGAGAGAAACTACATCAAATATCGATGGTGAAAAGGTATTGGTTACCAAGCACATTTACACGTGGTCGAACTTTATCTCTCTTACAAGGGTGTTAGTAGCTGCACCGGTTATCTACCTGCATATTCAAAATGATTATGAAACAAATTTCGCTATTGTTGCCCTGATTGTTTACGGTGGTGTTTCGGACTATTTTGACGGACTCGTGGCACGGCTTAGAAATGAGAGATCTGAACTTGGAAAAATGCTTGACCCCGTTGCAGATAAACTGATGGCCTTCTTCCTGTTTCTGTACACAGTTGTTTTAGGTTGGATTCCTCTCTGGTATTTTTTCCTGGGTGTAACTCGCGATCTGATGATTATGTGGGGATCAGCCCGTATCAAGAAAAAAACAGGGAAAGTGGCGATGTCTATCATGTCGGGCAAGATCTCCGTGAATGGCATGGCACTTTACTGGATGAGTATCTTCTTCTTCCCGGATGCCACCCAGGTTCATTTCTATTTGATGACTCTTTCCGTGATATTGATGGTCTACTCCTTTATTGAATACACCATTCGCTACAATAAGATTATGGCCGGGGCGGAGTTTAATTAA
- a CDS encoding NUDIX hydrolase, translating into MKYKDLRSIEQADAKLREKKLTSKKVFDGKLLHVYSDEAELPDNSTSIREWIKHPGASAVVPVFEDGTIMLLQQFRYPPKKTFIEVPAGKIDPGEDKKRTAERELFEESGIKCEQLEKVGSFYPAIGYADEIIYVYAAWGLTEEAQSVDEDEFLLKYRIPFSKALEMIKTGEITDGKTICSLIQTSMWWRENTPFEVDLG; encoded by the coding sequence ATGAAATATAAAGATTTACGCAGCATCGAGCAGGCTGATGCAAAACTCCGAGAAAAAAAGTTAACCTCAAAAAAAGTATTTGACGGTAAATTGCTTCACGTCTATTCCGACGAAGCCGAACTTCCCGACAACTCTACTTCGATCCGCGAGTGGATTAAACACCCCGGTGCCAGCGCTGTGGTACCTGTTTTTGAAGATGGAACCATCATGCTTTTACAGCAATTTCGGTATCCTCCCAAAAAAACCTTCATCGAAGTTCCGGCCGGGAAAATTGATCCGGGTGAAGATAAAAAAAGAACAGCCGAACGGGAACTGTTTGAGGAGAGTGGTATCAAATGCGAACAATTGGAAAAAGTTGGTTCCTTTTATCCTGCTATCGGCTATGCGGATGAAATTATTTATGTATACGCCGCGTGGGGTTTAACAGAAGAAGCACAATCCGTGGATGAGGATGAATTTCTGTTGAAATACCGCATTCCATTTTCTAAAGCTCTGGAGATGATCAAAACCGGAGAAATTACGGACGGGAAAACAATCTGTTCGCTGATTCAAACCTCGATGTGGTGGAGAGAGAATACTCCGTTTGAGGTGGATTTGGGATAA
- a CDS encoding helix-turn-helix domain-containing protein, whose product MPRKIGSLTLYSIDDLHERLGISKMTLRKYLREGRIRGRKLGVQWFVTEEAIRDYFNPPDEETPKKKKKQNLKYVVQGVNDLVSETEECETIPETLECLNNQAIISLFQVQITNAESGEIMEIVKARDFIERYSE is encoded by the coding sequence ATGCCGAGAAAAATAGGTTCACTAACGCTCTATTCCATTGACGATCTGCACGAACGTTTGGGTATCAGCAAAATGACTCTTCGAAAGTACCTTCGCGAAGGACGAATCCGCGGACGAAAGCTGGGGGTTCAGTGGTTTGTTACCGAAGAAGCCATTCGTGATTACTTTAATCCGCCGGATGAGGAAACGCCCAAGAAAAAGAAAAAACAAAACCTGAAATATGTGGTTCAGGGGGTGAACGATCTGGTCAGTGAGACTGAAGAGTGTGAAACAATTCCCGAAACTCTGGAGTGTTTGAATAATCAAGCGATCATCAGCTTGTTCCAGGTGCAAATCACCAATGCAGAAAGCGGCGAAATCATGGAGATTGTTAAGGCAAGGGATTTTATTGAACGATATTCTGAGTGA
- a CDS encoding metal-dependent hydrolase — MDSITQITLGAAVGELLLGKKIGYRAAAWGALLGTVPDLDILANPFLDNAAEIRFHRGFTHSILFCLLASPMFGFAINYLQKKWEVGWKKWTQLVFLVFFTHILLDVQTTYGTQIFYFFSDWPATTDSIFIIDPLYTFTLLIGLVPALFMNRRSKARSLFNKTGLLLSTLYLVWGLGIKAHVHSVFDASFENQYGYYHQIKTTPNGPSTFLWTGYIIREDTVYQSIYSIFDEDTDLQFRTIPRNTEFIEKIKNDRPVETLLWFSRGYYTVEKEQGELFFYDLRFGRSDLWLTDSEEPPFVWQNQILFDEYGNATNIEQQTPSFETRSTIFSRFINRIKGE; from the coding sequence ATGGACTCAATTACACAAATAACTCTCGGAGCGGCTGTGGGTGAATTGCTTCTGGGAAAAAAGATTGGATATCGCGCGGCGGCTTGGGGAGCACTGCTTGGTACTGTACCCGATCTGGATATACTCGCGAATCCTTTTTTAGACAACGCGGCGGAGATCCGTTTCCACCGCGGTTTTACTCATTCAATTCTCTTTTGCCTGCTCGCATCCCCAATGTTTGGATTTGCCATCAACTATCTTCAAAAAAAGTGGGAGGTGGGATGGAAAAAATGGACTCAGCTTGTGTTCCTGGTCTTCTTTACACACATTCTGCTGGACGTACAGACCACCTATGGCACGCAGATTTTTTACTTTTTCTCAGACTGGCCGGCAACAACAGATTCCATCTTTATCATCGATCCGCTGTACACCTTTACACTACTCATTGGATTGGTACCAGCGCTTTTTATGAACCGCCGGTCAAAAGCACGCTCACTTTTCAACAAAACCGGACTACTCCTTAGCACGCTCTACCTGGTCTGGGGATTGGGAATTAAAGCGCATGTTCACAGCGTGTTTGATGCGTCGTTTGAAAATCAATATGGCTATTACCATCAGATTAAAACCACACCCAACGGCCCCTCTACATTTTTATGGACGGGCTATATTATCCGCGAGGATACGGTCTATCAATCCATCTATTCCATTTTTGATGAGGATACCGACTTGCAATTCCGGACCATCCCAAGAAATACGGAGTTCATTGAGAAGATTAAGAACGATCGGCCAGTTGAAACACTGCTCTGGTTCTCCCGGGGATATTACACTGTTGAGAAAGAGCAGGGCGAGTTGTTTTTTTACGATTTGAGATTTGGCCGAAGTGACCTTTGGCTAACCGACAGTGAAGAACCTCCATTTGTTTGGCAAAACCAGATCCTCTTTGATGAGTATGGAAATGCAACCAACATTGAACAACAAACTCCCTCTTTTGAAACAAGATCTACCATCTTTTCACGTTTTATTAACCGTATAAAAGGTGAATAA
- a CDS encoding thioredoxin fold domain-containing protein — MSRKVIIGLLIAGFIGVYAFYSFQQVQPDEIENAPEWMPLETAQQQASVGNKLIMIDIFEVGCQYCRAMEREVYPSPSVRAILDRDFYPVKINGHSESMITYKGEEMTEQQFASEMGVTAYPFTVIMDGEGNVIDSRRGYMNIVNFSRFLKSTVEKKAQT, encoded by the coding sequence ATGTCCAGAAAAGTAATTATCGGATTGTTGATTGCCGGTTTCATCGGTGTTTATGCATTCTATTCGTTTCAGCAGGTTCAGCCGGATGAAATTGAAAACGCACCCGAATGGATGCCACTGGAAACTGCCCAACAACAGGCCTCAGTCGGAAATAAACTCATTATGATCGATATCTTTGAAGTTGGCTGCCAATACTGCCGTGCAATGGAACGGGAAGTATATCCCTCCCCAAGCGTTCGCGCCATTTTGGACCGCGATTTTTATCCCGTAAAAATTAACGGCCATTCTGAAAGTATGATCACCTACAAAGGAGAGGAGATGACCGAACAACAATTTGCCAGTGAAATGGGCGTAACTGCCTATCCATTCACCGTAATTATGGACGGCGAAGGAAACGTCATTGACAGCCGCCGGGGCTATATGAACATTGTGAATTTCTCTCGTTTTTTGAAGAGTACGGTAGAGAAGAAGGCTCAGACCTGA
- a CDS encoding mandelate racemase/muconate lactonizing enzyme family protein: protein MDKKQSRRSFLKKSVLGAGTMAAAPFAAAGMGLENAVGNKKRYSRPTDLEITDIKTGFIRGGSHLFVKIYTNQDIVGHGEGADAVHGTDQLVQRWAGWLNGRNPLDIHRLFYEIRRGGVFGGAQSGMYLAALAAVETALWDLAGKALDLPVYQLLGGKFRDKMRVYMDTALYQSNQPSPEEFAQSAQKAVDYGMTAVKFDLDQANDPNKYDRYNWTASHAEIERMYNQMAAAREQVGDDVDICADMHGRYDLPSAKKVAKKMEPLNLMWLEEPIPAENAEAYKHIQEETSTPICTGENLYLAHDFRELFEIGAVDIIMPDLQKAAGLGEGQRIANLAQLYYIPFAPHMVSSYLGAMACAHVCASVPNFMIMEWQIYFHEDPMFDEIVTYDGEKVVDGFIPLSEKPGIGVEINEEGMRKYATEGYPFFE, encoded by the coding sequence ATGGATAAAAAACAGTCACGACGATCATTCTTAAAGAAAAGTGTATTAGGAGCCGGAACGATGGCCGCTGCTCCGTTTGCCGCTGCAGGAATGGGACTTGAAAATGCGGTTGGTAATAAAAAAAGATACTCGCGTCCCACCGACCTTGAAATAACAGATATAAAAACCGGATTTATTCGTGGTGGTAGTCATCTTTTCGTGAAGATCTATACCAACCAGGATATTGTAGGTCATGGCGAGGGGGCAGACGCGGTGCATGGAACCGATCAACTTGTTCAGCGATGGGCCGGATGGCTCAATGGTAGAAATCCGTTAGATATCCACCGGTTGTTTTATGAGATTCGCCGTGGTGGCGTGTTCGGAGGAGCTCAATCCGGAATGTACCTTGCGGCGTTGGCAGCAGTAGAAACAGCATTGTGGGATCTGGCGGGTAAAGCGCTGGATCTGCCGGTGTATCAGCTTTTGGGCGGCAAATTTCGTGATAAAATGCGTGTGTACATGGATACGGCTCTGTATCAATCCAATCAACCCTCTCCCGAAGAGTTTGCCCAAAGTGCCCAAAAAGCCGTGGATTACGGAATGACTGCCGTTAAGTTCGACCTGGACCAGGCGAACGATCCCAATAAGTACGACCGATACAACTGGACGGCCAGCCATGCCGAGATCGAGCGAATGTACAACCAGATGGCTGCCGCCCGTGAACAGGTTGGGGATGATGTTGATATCTGTGCGGATATGCATGGAAGGTATGATCTGCCAAGTGCCAAAAAAGTAGCAAAAAAAATGGAGCCGCTGAATTTGATGTGGCTGGAGGAACCAATTCCGGCGGAAAATGCGGAAGCTTATAAACATATACAGGAAGAGACCAGCACGCCCATCTGTACGGGTGAGAATCTCTACCTGGCACACGATTTTCGCGAGCTTTTTGAGATCGGAGCGGTGGATATCATCATGCCGGATCTTCAAAAAGCGGCCGGTCTCGGAGAGGGCCAGCGTATTGCCAACCTGGCACAGCTCTACTACATACCGTTTGCTCCGCATATGGTATCGTCTTACTTGGGAGCGATGGCATGCGCTCATGTATGTGCATCTGTCCCGAACTTTATGATTATGGAGTGGCAGATCTATTTCCACGAAGACCCAATGTTTGATGAGATTGTAACCTACGACGGCGAAAAAGTGGTGGATGGATTTATTCCTTTATCAGAAAAACCGGGTATTGGTGTAGAGATCAACGAAGAGGGAATGCGGAAATACGCTACGGAAGGATATCCGTTTTTTGAGTAG
- a CDS encoding alkaline phosphatase, which yields MSNQFSRRDFLKTGALSSLALGSGLLGKNNAQKEISSEFGDAKNVIFLVTDGMSSGTMALADIVKQKQFGEKTNWIQLYESDREYHRGLMDMASLDSVVTDSAAAASSWGSGQRINNGAVNWGPNDEEYKTICEIFRDAGKSTGLVTTARITHATPAGFGINMSSRNMEDEIAEQYAERRYDLLMGGGNRHFDPGMRADGIDLYREFEANGYTVVKDKSQLSSAGRNGKLLGIFSDSHMPYTIDHQTIPQLQQNVPTLAEMTSAALERLEQNSDGFLIQIEGARVDHAAHANDAAGLVYDQIAFDDAIKVVMDYTENRDDTLVILATDHGNSNPGLSGMGDRYLDSDESLETLFDYKHSFEWLYDELSTGTPTASQIRNAVEVATQTQITGKEAGMVRQAFRGQFEAPFRYRSGAGAVLSGVLANYNGIYFMSTNHTADYVELAAWGPGSDRLPNFVKNTDLFDLMVDMANVRAYAQQ from the coding sequence ATGAGTAATCAATTTAGCCGCCGTGATTTTTTAAAAACAGGAGCCCTCTCAAGCCTGGCATTAGGCAGTGGGTTGTTGGGGAAAAACAATGCACAAAAGGAAATAAGTTCCGAATTCGGTGATGCAAAAAATGTGATTTTTCTTGTTACTGACGGCATGAGTTCCGGAACGATGGCACTTGCTGATATCGTAAAACAGAAGCAATTTGGCGAAAAAACAAACTGGATACAGCTTTATGAATCCGACCGTGAATACCACCGCGGGTTGATGGATATGGCATCTTTAGATTCCGTTGTAACCGATTCTGCAGCGGCAGCATCTTCCTGGGGATCGGGCCAGAGAATTAATAACGGTGCTGTAAACTGGGGCCCAAACGATGAGGAGTACAAAACCATCTGTGAAATATTCAGAGATGCAGGAAAATCTACCGGACTCGTCACCACTGCTCGTATTACTCATGCCACCCCGGCCGGATTTGGTATAAATATGTCATCCCGAAACATGGAGGATGAGATCGCCGAACAGTATGCCGAAAGACGTTACGATCTGTTGATGGGTGGAGGAAATCGTCATTTTGATCCGGGTATGCGTGCCGACGGTATTGATCTTTATCGTGAATTTGAAGCAAACGGATATACAGTTGTCAAAGATAAATCTCAACTTTCAAGTGCAGGGCGAAACGGGAAATTACTGGGTATTTTTTCTGATTCACATATGCCCTATACCATCGACCATCAAACAATTCCGCAATTGCAGCAAAATGTTCCTACACTTGCAGAGATGACCTCGGCAGCACTGGAGCGTCTTGAACAAAATTCAGATGGATTTCTGATTCAAATTGAAGGGGCCCGGGTTGATCATGCCGCTCATGCAAATGATGCCGCCGGTTTAGTCTACGACCAGATCGCTTTTGATGATGCCATAAAGGTTGTGATGGATTACACGGAAAACCGAGACGATACTCTTGTGATATTAGCAACCGATCACGGAAACTCGAATCCTGGTTTAAGCGGAATGGGAGACCGATATTTAGATTCTGATGAAAGCCTGGAAACGCTGTTTGATTACAAACACAGCTTTGAGTGGTTGTATGATGAGTTGAGTACCGGCACCCCCACCGCTTCTCAGATTCGCAACGCTGTTGAGGTTGCTACCCAGACTCAAATTACAGGAAAAGAAGCTGGAATGGTACGGCAGGCATTTCGGGGACAATTTGAGGCGCCGTTCCGGTATCGGTCGGGAGCAGGTGCTGTACTATCCGGAGTACTTGCCAACTACAACGGGATCTACTTTATGAGTACCAACCATACCGCTGACTATGTAGAACTTGCCGCCTGGGGTCCGGGCAGCGACCGTTTACCGAACTTCGTTAAAAATACAGACCTCTTCGATCTGATGGTAGATATGGCAAATGTGCGTGCTTACGCGCAACAGTGA